The Streptomyces sp. NBC_01268 genome segment GGACACGGCATACGGCATACGGCATACGGCATACGGCATACGGCATAGAACGGAAGGGGCCCCCGGTCACCACGACCGGGGGCCCCTTCCCCGCACCGGAACACCGGTGCTACTTCCCGTAGTACGCCCGGGTCATCAGCGCCTTCATGTCGTCGATCATCGGCATCCGCGGGTTGGCCGGCGCGCACTGGTCGGCGTAGGCGTTCATCGCCTGCTGGGGCAGGGCCTCCAGGAAGGCCGCCTCGTCGACGCCCTCCTCCTGGAAGGAGGCCGGGATGCCGCACTTCGCGCGCAGTTCCTCGACCGCGCGGGCGTAGGACTCCACGCCCTCCTCCGGGGTCGCGGCCGGCAGGCCGAGCGTCCGGGCGATCTCCTGGAACCGCTCCGGGGCGCGGTAGACCTCGGCCTTCGGCCACGGCACGGCCTTGTGGGTGACGGTGCCGTTGTACCGGATCACGTGCGGCAGCAGCAGGGCGTTGGTGCGCCCGTGGGCCACGTGGAAGGTGTTGCCGAGGGTGTGGGCCATGGCGTGCACCAGACCGAGGAAGGCGTTGGCGAAGGCCATGCCGGCGATGGTGGACGCGTTGTGCATCTTCTCGCGGGCCTCGGGCGCCCTGCCGCCCTCCGTCACGCAGGTCTCCAGGTTCTCGAAGATCAGCTTGACGGCCTGGAGGCACTGGCCGTCGGTGAAGTCGTTGGCGTAGGCCGAGACGTACGCCTCGGTGGCGTGGGTCAGGGCGTCGAAGCCGGAGTCGGCGGTCACCGTCGGCGGGAGGTTCAGCGGCAGCACCGGGTCGACGATGGCCACGTCCGGGGTGAGCGCGTAGTCGGCGAGCGGGTACTTCTGCGCCGCCTCGGGGTCGGAGATGACCGCGAACGGGGTGACCTCGCTGCCCGTGCCCGAGGTGGTCGGGACGGCAACCAGCTTCGCCTTCTCGCCCGGCTTCGGGAAGCGGTAGGCGCGCTTGCGGATGTCGAAGAACTTCTCCTTGGTGTCGGCGAACTCGACCTCGGGCCGCTCGTACATCAGCCACATGATCTTCGCCGCGTCCATCGGCGAACCGCCGCCGAGGGCCACGATGGTGTCCGGTCCGAAGTCCCGCATGGCGGCGGCGCCGGCCCGGACGGTGGCGAGCTCCGGGTTGGGCTCGACGTCGTCGATGACCTGGATCGTCACCGGCTCGGCGCGCCCGTCGAGGATGTCGGTGACCTTCCGGACGAAGCCGAGGGCGCCCATCGTCTTGTCGGTCACGATCGTGACCCGGCGGACGCCCTCCATCTCGCCGAGGTAGCGGATGGCGTTGCGCTCGAAGTAGATCTTCGGCGGGATCTTGTACCACTGCATGTTGGTGTTGCGCCGTCCGATCCGCTTGACGTTGATCAGGTTGACCGCGGTCACGTTGTCGGAGACCGAGTTGTGCCCGTACGAGCCGCAGCCGAGGGTGAGCGAGGGGAGGAAGGCGTTGTAGACGTCGCCGATGCCGCCGAAGGTGGAGGGGGCGTTGACGATGACCCGGATCGCCTTGACGCGCTTGCCGAACTCCTCGGCCAGCGCCTCGTCCTCGGTGTGGATGGCGGCGCTGTGCCCGAGGCCGTGGAACTCCACCATGCGGGCGGCCAGGTCGAGGCCGTGCCCGGTGGAGTCGGCCTTGAGGGCGGCCAGGATCGGGGAGAGCTTCTCGCGGGTGAGGGGCTCGCTCTCGCCGACCTCGGCGCACTCGGCGAGGAGGAGGGAGGTGCCCTCCGGGACCTCGAAGCCGGCCTGCTCGG includes the following:
- the adhE gene encoding bifunctional acetaldehyde-CoA/alcohol dehydrogenase, with translation MEAKEMVDGLVQAALAALDRFATLDQEQVDHIVKKASLAALSAHGELARLAVEETGRGLFEDKAVKNLFACEHVTHSMAGLKTAGVIRRDELNGITEIAEPVGVVCAMTPVTNPTSTTVFKALIALKTRNPIVFAFHPSAQKCSAEAARIVRDAAVEAGAPADCVQWIEEPSMAATGELMRHDGVSTILATGGNAMVRAAYSCGKPALGVGAGNVPAYVAKDAKLQRAIHDIVLSKAFDNGMICASEQAVVLDREVYEQGIAEFERLGAHVVTAAEKTKLEEYVFGAAAHSTDCGGAKLNAAVVGKSPRWIAEQAGFEVPEGTSLLLAECAEVGESEPLTREKLSPILAALKADSTGHGLDLAARMVEFHGLGHSAAIHTEDEALAEEFGKRVKAIRVIVNAPSTFGGIGDVYNAFLPSLTLGCGSYGHNSVSDNVTAVNLINVKRIGRRNTNMQWYKIPPKIYFERNAIRYLGEMEGVRRVTIVTDKTMGALGFVRKVTDILDGRAEPVTIQVIDDVEPNPELATVRAGAAAMRDFGPDTIVALGGGSPMDAAKIMWLMYERPEVEFADTKEKFFDIRKRAYRFPKPGEKAKLVAVPTTSGTGSEVTPFAVISDPEAAQKYPLADYALTPDVAIVDPVLPLNLPPTVTADSGFDALTHATEAYVSAYANDFTDGQCLQAVKLIFENLETCVTEGGRAPEAREKMHNASTIAGMAFANAFLGLVHAMAHTLGNTFHVAHGRTNALLLPHVIRYNGTVTHKAVPWPKAEVYRAPERFQEIARTLGLPAATPEEGVESYARAVEELRAKCGIPASFQEEGVDEAAFLEALPQQAMNAYADQCAPANPRMPMIDDMKALMTRAYYGK